A genomic region of Dunckerocampus dactyliophorus isolate RoL2022-P2 chromosome 8, RoL_Ddac_1.1, whole genome shotgun sequence contains the following coding sequences:
- the gpx1b gene encoding glutathione peroxidase 1b encodes MAKRFYGLTAKLLTGETFNFSSLQGKVVLIENVASLUGTTTRDYTQMNELHERYASKGLVILGVPCNQFGHQENCKNEEILQSLKYVRPGNGFEPKFQLLEKVDVNGKDAHPLFAFLRESLPFPSDEPAALMSDPKFIIWSPVCRNDVSWNFEKFLVGADGVPFKRYSRRFLTSDVEDDIKKLLSQAN; translated from the exons ATGGCCAAGCGATTCTATGGTCTGACGGCGAAACTCCTGACGggggaaacatttaatttctcCTCGCTGCAGGGCAAAGTGGTCCTCATTGAGAACGTCGCGTCTCTCTGAGGGACGACGACCAGGGATTACACCCAGATGAACGAGCTCCATGAGCGCTACGCCAGCAAGGGGCTCGTTATCCTGGGGGTGCCCTGCAACCAGTTCGGCCACCAG GAGAACTGCAAAAACGAGGAAATCCTCCAGTCGTTAAAGTACGTCCGACCCGGCAACGGCTTTGAGCCAAAGTTCCAGCTCCTGGAGAAGGTGGACGTGAACGGCAAGGACGCCCACCCCCTGTTTGCGTTCCTGCGAGAAAGCCTCCCGTTCCCCAGCGACGAGCCCGCCGCCCTGATGAGTGACCCCAAGTTCATCATCTGGAGCCCCGTGTGCAGGAACGACGTATCCTGGAACTTTGAAAAGTTCCTGGTGGGCGCCGACGGCGTGCCCTTCAAGCGCTACAGCCGCAGATTCCTCACCAGCGACGTGGAGGACGACATCAAAAAGCTTCTCAGCCAGGCAAACTAG